The proteins below come from a single Streptomyces sp. M92 genomic window:
- a CDS encoding dihydrodipicolinate synthase family protein, producing MSEQHRKPWHGVVVATSLPFNADLTVDYGAYARSVARLAEEGLHGVAPNGSLGEYQTLTYEERDRVVETALAAAPEGFTVMPGVGAYGGAEARRHAEFARDAGCQAVMCLPPNSYRADDRAVLEHFELVASAGLPVTAYNNPIDTKVDLRPELLAKLHAEGFIVGVKEFSGDVRRCYEISELAPGLDLMIGTDDTVLEVAIAGAKGWVAGYPQVFPRACLALYEASLAGDLDTALPLYRRLHPVLRWDSRTEFVQAIKLGQDMTGRRGGACRPPRQPLTPQTEAAVRATTQALIDAGTD from the coding sequence ATGAGTGAGCAGCACCGCAAGCCCTGGCACGGCGTCGTCGTCGCCACGAGCCTGCCCTTCAACGCCGATCTCACGGTCGACTACGGCGCCTACGCGCGGAGCGTCGCCCGGCTCGCCGAGGAGGGACTGCACGGAGTCGCGCCGAACGGCTCGCTCGGCGAGTACCAGACACTGACGTACGAGGAGCGCGACCGCGTCGTCGAGACGGCCCTCGCCGCCGCCCCCGAAGGGTTCACCGTCATGCCCGGGGTCGGGGCCTACGGCGGCGCGGAGGCCAGGCGGCACGCCGAGTTCGCCAGGGACGCCGGCTGCCAGGCGGTCATGTGCCTGCCACCCAACTCCTACCGCGCCGACGACCGCGCGGTCCTCGAACACTTCGAACTGGTCGCCTCGGCCGGTCTCCCCGTCACCGCGTACAACAACCCCATCGACACCAAGGTCGACCTGCGCCCCGAGCTGCTCGCCAAACTGCACGCCGAGGGGTTCATCGTCGGCGTCAAGGAGTTCTCCGGCGACGTCCGGCGCTGCTACGAGATCTCCGAACTGGCCCCCGGCCTCGACCTCATGATCGGCACCGACGACACGGTCCTGGAGGTCGCCATCGCCGGCGCCAAGGGCTGGGTCGCCGGATACCCGCAGGTCTTCCCCCGTGCCTGCCTCGCGCTGTACGAGGCCTCGCTCGCCGGCGACCTCGACACCGCCCTGCCGCTCTACCGCCGACTGCACCCGGTGCTGCGCTGGGACAGCAGGACGGAGTTCGTCCAGGCCATCAAGCTCGGCCAGGACATGACCGGCCGGCGCGGCGGTGCGTGCCGGCCGCCCAGGCAGCCGCTCACCCCGCAGACGGAGGCCGCCGTGCGCGCCACCACCCAGGCCCTCATCGACGCCGGGACCGACTGA
- a CDS encoding proline racemase family protein, producing the protein MRSKVCYHAVDSHTEGMPTRVITGGVGVLPGATMFERRQRFVAERDHLRTLLMCEPRGHASMSGAILQPPTRPDADFGVLYIEVSGCLPMCGHGTIGVATVLVETGMVEAAEPETAVRLDTPAGLVTARVRVRDGRAESVTLENVASYCHALDQVVDVDGYGPVRYDIAYGGNFYAFVRLEDLRIPFDRSHKQRMLDAGLAIMDAINTRNPVAHPENPGIDTCHHVYLEAPGSTAEHSRHAMAIHPGWFDRSPCGTGTSARMAQLHARGLLPAGRDFVNESFIGSRFVGRIIGETTVGDRPAVLPSVTGRAWITGTAQYLLDPSDPYPAGFTL; encoded by the coding sequence ATGCGCTCGAAGGTCTGCTACCACGCCGTCGACTCCCACACCGAGGGCATGCCGACCCGCGTGATCACGGGCGGTGTCGGTGTCCTCCCCGGGGCGACGATGTTCGAGCGGCGGCAGCGTTTCGTCGCGGAACGCGACCATCTGCGCACCCTGCTCATGTGCGAACCGCGCGGGCACGCCTCGATGTCCGGCGCCATCCTCCAGCCCCCGACCCGCCCGGACGCCGACTTCGGCGTCCTCTACATCGAGGTCTCCGGCTGCCTGCCGATGTGCGGGCACGGCACGATCGGCGTCGCCACCGTCCTCGTCGAGACGGGGATGGTCGAGGCCGCCGAACCGGAGACGGCCGTACGGCTCGACACACCCGCCGGACTGGTCACCGCCCGGGTCCGGGTGCGCGACGGCCGCGCCGAATCGGTGACCCTGGAGAACGTCGCCTCGTACTGCCACGCCCTCGACCAGGTCGTCGACGTCGACGGGTACGGGCCGGTGCGCTACGACATCGCCTACGGCGGCAACTTCTACGCCTTCGTCCGGCTGGAGGACCTGAGGATCCCGTTCGACCGGTCCCACAAGCAGCGCATGCTCGACGCCGGGCTGGCCATCATGGACGCGATCAACACGCGGAACCCGGTGGCCCACCCGGAGAACCCCGGGATCGACACGTGCCACCACGTCTACCTGGAAGCGCCCGGATCGACCGCGGAGCACTCCCGGCACGCCATGGCGATCCATCCCGGGTGGTTCGACCGTTCGCCCTGCGGTACGGGCACCAGCGCACGCATGGCGCAACTGCACGCCCGCGGTCTCCTGCCGGCCGGCCGGGACTTCGTCAACGAGTCGTTCATCGGCTCCCGCTTCGTCGGCCGCATCATCGGCGAGACGACGGTCGGGGACCGCCCGGCCGTCCTCCCGTCGGTCACCGGACGCGCCTGGATCACCGGAACCGCCCAGTACCTGCTCGACCCGTCGGACCCCTACCCGGCGGGCTTCACCCTCTGA
- a CDS encoding M9 family metallopeptidase, with protein MRTTFVRRSLGAVLPLALTCAMGAGLLAQPAAALPGASAPAARTVAPGGTDSGPAPTAQTATADSAHVGKGRQKPSRIPPLAASKDALRQDGGKHSAKKPADVAACDASDFTGRTGNALVRQIKASTTDCVNTLFELTGSDAHGAFREAQMTSVAYAVRDSSASYPGDPSTGMPQLVLYLRAGYYVQYYYPDAVGAYGDALRTAIRSGLDAFFASPRSRDVTDANGETLAEAVTLIDSAEENARYIHVLRRLLADYDASWNASWSMLNAVNNVYTVTFRGHQVPEFVMAVRTDPGLLDSLYRFACDHHALLGTGQSYLTSNAGRELGRFLQHSALRAEVRPLASGLLDASSITGATAPLWVGVAEMTDYYDRSNCSYYGTCDLQAQLARAVLPVTHACGPAITIRAQQMTPGELSASCAGLRAQDAHFHEAVKDDGPVAGDRNDTIEVVVFDSSTDYQTYAGAMYGIDTNNGGMYLEGDPAAAGNQARFIAYEAEWLRPDFRIWNLNHEYTHYLDGRFDMYGDFAANVATPTVWWIEGFAEYLSYSYRGIVYEEAVAEAGKGTYALSTLFDTNYSHDTTRVYRWGYLAVRYMLERHPADMATVLGHYRSGDWNAARDHLTRTIGTRYDADWYTWLAGCAAGGCGSVPECAAPDTRVLDRDCRRGDRSGAAGADDYLYLHLPSGVNRLEITVSGGTGDADLYYSDSGWATRTSHTSGSTGAGNSHTLTVTDPPAGYHYVTLHGAESFSGVTVATRYETGARPLRG; from the coding sequence GTGAGAACCACGTTCGTACGCCGAAGTCTGGGCGCGGTGCTGCCCCTGGCCCTGACGTGCGCCATGGGCGCCGGCCTGCTCGCTCAACCGGCCGCCGCCCTGCCCGGTGCCTCCGCACCGGCCGCGCGCACCGTGGCGCCCGGAGGGACGGACAGCGGCCCGGCACCCACGGCACAGACCGCCACCGCCGACAGCGCACACGTCGGCAAGGGGCGGCAGAAGCCGTCCCGCATACCGCCGTTGGCGGCGAGCAAGGACGCGCTCCGGCAGGACGGCGGGAAGCACAGCGCGAAGAAGCCGGCGGACGTCGCCGCCTGCGACGCCTCCGACTTCACCGGCCGCACCGGCAACGCGCTGGTCCGGCAGATCAAGGCGTCCACGACCGACTGCGTCAACACCCTGTTCGAGCTGACCGGCAGCGACGCCCACGGCGCCTTCCGGGAAGCCCAGATGACCTCCGTCGCGTACGCGGTCCGCGACAGTTCGGCGTCCTATCCCGGCGATCCCAGTACCGGCATGCCGCAGCTCGTGCTCTACCTGCGGGCCGGCTACTACGTCCAGTACTACTACCCGGACGCCGTGGGCGCGTACGGCGACGCGCTGCGGACCGCGATCCGCTCGGGCCTGGACGCCTTCTTCGCCAGTCCCCGCTCCCGGGACGTCACCGACGCCAACGGCGAGACTCTCGCCGAGGCCGTCACCCTCATCGACAGCGCCGAGGAGAATGCCCGCTACATCCACGTGCTGCGGCGGCTGCTGGCGGACTACGACGCGTCGTGGAACGCGTCGTGGTCGATGCTCAACGCGGTCAACAACGTGTACACCGTGACGTTCCGCGGCCACCAGGTGCCCGAGTTCGTGATGGCCGTGCGGACGGACCCCGGCCTGCTCGACTCGCTGTACCGCTTCGCCTGCGACCACCACGCGCTCCTGGGGACCGGCCAGTCCTACCTCACGTCGAACGCCGGACGTGAACTCGGCAGGTTCCTGCAGCACTCCGCGCTGCGCGCCGAGGTCCGCCCGCTGGCGTCCGGCCTGCTCGACGCGAGCTCGATCACCGGTGCCACTGCGCCGCTGTGGGTCGGCGTCGCCGAGATGACGGACTACTACGACAGGTCCAACTGCTCGTACTACGGCACGTGCGACCTCCAGGCGCAACTGGCGCGGGCCGTACTGCCGGTGACCCACGCATGCGGCCCGGCCATCACCATCAGGGCGCAGCAGATGACCCCGGGCGAGCTGTCCGCGAGCTGCGCCGGCCTGCGCGCACAGGACGCCCACTTCCACGAGGCCGTCAAGGACGACGGTCCCGTCGCCGGCGACCGCAACGACACCATCGAGGTCGTGGTCTTCGACTCCAGCACCGACTACCAGACCTACGCCGGTGCCATGTACGGCATCGACACCAACAACGGCGGCATGTACCTGGAGGGCGATCCGGCGGCCGCCGGCAACCAGGCCCGCTTCATCGCCTACGAGGCCGAGTGGCTGCGCCCGGACTTCCGGATCTGGAACCTCAACCACGAGTACACCCACTACCTCGACGGCCGGTTCGACATGTACGGCGACTTCGCCGCCAACGTCGCCACCCCGACCGTCTGGTGGATCGAGGGCTTCGCGGAGTACCTCTCCTACTCCTACCGCGGCATCGTCTACGAAGAGGCGGTGGCGGAGGCCGGCAAAGGCACCTACGCCCTGAGCACCCTGTTCGACACCAATTACAGCCACGACACGACGCGCGTCTACCGCTGGGGCTACCTCGCCGTCCGGTACATGCTGGAGCGGCACCCCGCCGACATGGCGACGGTGCTCGGCCACTACCGCTCCGGCGACTGGAACGCGGCGCGCGACCACCTCACCCGCACCATCGGCACGCGGTACGACGCCGACTGGTACACCTGGCTCGCCGGCTGCGCCGCGGGCGGCTGCGGCTCGGTGCCCGAGTGCGCCGCCCCGGACACCCGGGTGCTGGACCGCGACTGCCGGCGCGGCGACCGGTCCGGCGCCGCGGGGGCCGACGACTATCTGTACCTGCACCTCCCGTCCGGCGTGAACCGGCTGGAGATCACCGTCTCCGGCGGCACGGGTGACGCCGACCTGTACTACAGCGACAGCGGCTGGGCCACCCGCACCAGCCACACCAGCGGCTCGACCGGTGCGGGCAACAGCCACACCCTGACCGTCACCGATCCCCCGGCCGGCTACCACTACGTCACCCTGCACGGGGCGGAGAGCTTCTCCGGCGTCACCGTGGCCACCCGGTACGAGACGGGGGCGAGGCCGCTCAGAGGGTGA
- a CDS encoding GntR family transcriptional regulator codes for MPHLTSQVISVQTHLRDQVADAVRAALIAGELRPGVVYSAPTLAAELGVSATPVREAMLDLAREGLVEAVRNKGFRITEMTDRDLDEFTDIRTLIEVPTVGRVARTVPAERLEELRPLARQIVTSAQEHDVLKYLEADHRFHLELLSLAGNQHLVEVVADLRKRSRLYGLGDLNESGRLVASAREHIELLDLIVAGRAQEAEDCMRRHLSHIRTLWADGADGAEDGEQALRTGDR; via the coding sequence ATGCCTCATCTCACGTCGCAGGTGATCTCGGTCCAGACACATCTGCGGGACCAGGTGGCCGACGCCGTCCGGGCCGCGCTCATCGCCGGTGAACTGCGCCCCGGCGTCGTCTACTCCGCGCCGACGCTCGCCGCGGAACTGGGCGTCTCGGCCACCCCGGTCCGCGAGGCGATGCTCGACCTGGCCCGGGAGGGCCTGGTGGAAGCGGTCCGCAACAAGGGGTTCCGCATCACCGAGATGACCGACCGGGACCTCGACGAGTTCACGGACATCCGCACCCTCATCGAGGTTCCCACCGTGGGCCGGGTCGCCCGGACGGTGCCGGCCGAGCGGCTGGAGGAACTGCGCCCGCTGGCGCGGCAGATCGTGACGTCGGCTCAGGAGCACGACGTCCTCAAGTACCTGGAAGCCGACCACCGCTTCCACCTCGAACTGCTGTCGCTCGCCGGGAACCAGCACCTGGTCGAGGTGGTGGCCGACCTGCGCAAGCGCTCGCGCCTGTACGGGCTGGGCGACCTCAACGAGTCGGGGCGCCTGGTGGCTTCGGCGCGGGAACACATCGAGCTCCTCGACCTGATCGTGGCAGGCCGCGCGCAGGAGGCGGAGGACTGCATGCGCCGCCACCTCTCGCACATCCGCACCCTGTGGGCCGACGGCGCGGACGGTGCGGAGGACGGCGAGCAGGCGCTTCGGACCGGCGACCGGTAG
- a CDS encoding aminopeptidase P family protein, which produces MEQHDGGGTAPHPDPFRGGWAETERRLPALTGAAWAAKRRSALSERFPGERIVVPSGGLKVRSNDFDHTFRPHSAFVHLTGEQGTHAVPDSVLVLEPTGSGHSVTLFTRPRSPRDGGPDGAEFHSDRRYGEFWVGRRRTLAETADALGIEAAARDGLRPALAREVPTRVVRGVDALVDSLVAPARRAEAELEGFLAESRLVKDEWEVDQLRAAVGSTVAGFHDVVGELDRATRLARGERWIEGTFNRRARLDGYGLGFETIAAAGAHACVLHWMSNDGPVRDGDLLLLDAGVEADTFYTGDVTRTLPVGGRFTDVQRRVYDLVFAAQSAGIAALRPGARYGDFHEAAMRVIAEGLDGWGLRPPGATASTPVSGLYRRYTVCGSGHMLGLDCHDCAKARDETYLGGTLEPGHVLTVEPGLYFQPDDLTVPEELRGIGVRIEDDFVITADGAQCLSSGLPRGADEVEEWVASPSS; this is translated from the coding sequence ATGGAACAGCACGACGGCGGGGGTACGGCCCCGCACCCCGATCCGTTCCGGGGAGGTTGGGCGGAAACGGAGCGGAGACTGCCGGCGCTGACCGGGGCGGCGTGGGCGGCCAAGCGGCGCTCGGCGCTGTCCGAGCGGTTCCCCGGTGAGCGGATCGTCGTCCCGTCGGGCGGGCTGAAGGTCAGGAGCAACGACTTCGACCACACCTTCCGTCCGCACTCCGCGTTCGTCCACCTCACCGGTGAGCAGGGAACACACGCGGTCCCGGACAGCGTCCTGGTCCTCGAACCCACGGGGAGCGGGCACTCGGTGACGCTCTTCACCCGGCCGCGGTCGCCGCGTGACGGCGGGCCGGACGGCGCGGAGTTCCACAGTGACCGGCGGTACGGGGAGTTCTGGGTCGGGCGGCGCCGGACCCTGGCCGAGACGGCGGACGCCCTCGGCATCGAGGCCGCCGCCCGTGACGGACTGCGGCCTGCCCTCGCACGCGAGGTACCGACCCGGGTGGTACGCGGCGTCGACGCGCTCGTCGACTCGCTGGTGGCGCCCGCTCGCCGGGCCGAGGCGGAGCTGGAGGGCTTCCTGGCCGAGTCGCGGCTGGTCAAGGACGAGTGGGAGGTGGACCAGCTCCGTGCGGCCGTGGGCAGCACGGTCGCCGGATTCCACGACGTCGTGGGCGAGCTGGACCGGGCCACCCGCCTGGCGCGGGGTGAGCGCTGGATCGAGGGCACCTTCAACCGGCGGGCCCGGCTGGACGGTTACGGCCTGGGATTCGAGACGATCGCGGCGGCCGGGGCGCACGCCTGCGTCCTGCACTGGATGAGCAATGACGGTCCGGTGCGCGACGGCGACCTGCTGCTGCTCGACGCCGGCGTCGAGGCCGACACCTTCTACACCGGGGACGTCACCCGGACCCTGCCGGTCGGCGGACGCTTCACCGACGTCCAACGGCGGGTCTACGACCTCGTGTTCGCCGCCCAGTCGGCCGGCATCGCCGCGCTGCGGCCCGGCGCGCGGTACGGCGACTTCCACGAGGCCGCGATGCGCGTCATCGCCGAAGGGCTCGACGGCTGGGGTCTGCGGCCGCCCGGCGCGACGGCGTCGACCCCGGTGTCCGGCCTGTACCGCCGGTACACGGTGTGCGGTTCGGGCCACATGCTCGGGCTGGACTGCCACGACTGCGCGAAGGCCCGCGACGAGACCTACCTGGGCGGGACGCTCGAGCCCGGCCATGTCCTCACCGTCGAGCCCGGCCTGTACTTCCAGCCCGACGACCTGACGGTCCCCGAGGAGCTGCGCGGCATCGGCGTACGGATCGAGGACGACTTCGTCATCACGGCCGACGGGGCGCAGTGTCTGTCGTCCGGGCTGCCGCGCGGCGCGGACGAGGTGGAGGAGTGGGTGGCGTCCCCGTCCAGCTGA
- a CDS encoding ATP-binding protein, giving the protein MSATRVRFTVEATAAAVRGARRRVSATVRSWGVSMADESLLPVEVLASELLTNALVHAGGGAMIVEVSLDQGLVVITVLDGSTEVPRARAADPDQEGGRGLVLIDGLCLLHGVERTAHGKRCWAVVPVAAVAGSAPGADHAGVEGGAGPAYDGVWSLTGGGAELLSRLLTT; this is encoded by the coding sequence ATGTCCGCCACCAGGGTCCGCTTCACCGTCGAGGCGACCGCGGCCGCGGTACGCGGCGCCCGCCGCCGGGTCTCGGCGACCGTGCGTTCGTGGGGCGTGTCCATGGCCGACGAGTCGCTCCTTCCCGTGGAAGTGCTGGCGTCGGAACTCCTCACCAACGCGCTGGTGCACGCGGGCGGCGGTGCCATGATCGTCGAGGTGTCGCTCGACCAGGGGCTGGTGGTCATCACCGTCCTCGACGGCAGCACGGAGGTGCCGCGGGCCCGCGCGGCGGACCCGGACCAGGAAGGAGGGCGCGGCCTCGTCCTGATCGACGGCCTCTGCCTCCTGCACGGCGTGGAGCGCACCGCGCACGGCAAACGCTGCTGGGCGGTCGTTCCGGTGGCGGCGGTGGCCGGGTCGGCTCCCGGAGCGGACCACGCGGGCGTCGAGGGCGGCGCCGGTCCGGCGTACGACGGGGTCTGGTCGCTCACCGGCGGGGGCGCGGAACTGCTGAGCAGGTTGCTGACGACGTGA
- a CDS encoding LysR family transcriptional regulator, producing MELELRHLRVLCAIADSGSVGRAAAALGFTQPALSTQLRRIERLLGEGLFVRRSTGVELTAYGVEVVSQARDILARADALGRRHGNGTPAAATRTLRLGVTNTPVLPELLGNLREGCPHLAVSVSSVYATGELIRLLEAGELDAALGMDYPGLPLRHSADLAHRAINTVPVFVAMHSGHPLAHRVEVPLQELSEDTWFVSSDDGVGWPGAFYDACQAAGFTPASTHELHILEQLQAMIAMGLGVAVVQPTIRPVDGVLVKPLVGDPLWQRHLLVWRRDTVEPAVAEALHHHAVRVYRNLLARAPHLQSWVARAYTAARLPDKRR from the coding sequence GTGGAACTCGAGCTGCGTCATCTGCGGGTGCTGTGCGCGATAGCGGACTCCGGCAGCGTGGGGCGGGCCGCCGCCGCGCTCGGCTTCACGCAGCCCGCCCTCAGCACTCAGCTGCGCCGCATCGAGCGGCTGCTCGGCGAGGGGCTGTTCGTGCGTCGCAGCACCGGCGTGGAGCTGACCGCGTACGGTGTGGAGGTCGTGAGCCAGGCCCGGGACATCCTGGCCCGCGCCGACGCCCTCGGCCGACGCCACGGCAACGGCACGCCCGCGGCGGCGACCCGCACCCTCCGGCTCGGAGTCACCAACACCCCCGTGCTGCCGGAGCTGCTGGGCAACCTGCGTGAAGGCTGCCCCCACCTCGCGGTCTCCGTCAGCAGCGTCTACGCCACCGGTGAGCTGATCAGGCTCCTGGAGGCCGGTGAGCTCGACGCGGCACTCGGCATGGACTACCCCGGCCTGCCCCTGCGCCACTCCGCCGACCTGGCGCACCGCGCCATCAACACCGTCCCCGTCTTCGTCGCCATGCACTCCGGACATCCGCTCGCACACCGCGTCGAGGTGCCGTTGCAGGAGCTGTCCGAGGACACCTGGTTCGTCTCCTCCGACGACGGGGTGGGCTGGCCCGGCGCCTTCTACGACGCGTGCCAGGCCGCGGGCTTCACCCCCGCGAGTACGCACGAGCTCCACATCCTCGAACAGCTGCAGGCGATGATCGCCATGGGTCTGGGAGTGGCGGTCGTGCAGCCCACCATCCGCCCCGTCGACGGCGTACTGGTCAAGCCACTGGTCGGCGACCCGCTCTGGCAGCGCCACCTCCTCGTCTGGCGCCGGGACACCGTCGAACCGGCGGTGGCCGAGGCACTGCACCACCACGCCGTCCGCGTCTACCGGAACCTGCTGGCCCGCGCCCCGCACCTGCAGAGCTGGGTGGCCCGCGCCTACACGGCCGCACGCCTGCCGGACAAGCGGCGGTGA
- a CDS encoding FecCD family ABC transporter permease: protein MAKLRDPEPAPPRTRPRRGTRTGPPPAHRVSLPLLVTGLCVALPVSLACGAGFGASGLSWSETLHFLWAGMTGASIAPDEVPSYVIVWELRFPRAVLAAVVGAGLAAVGVAVQAMVRNALADPFVLGISSGAAVGANAVLIFGAFGALGVWALSTAAFVSALAAMTLVYAVARTSRGLTPLRLVLTGTAMNYGFSAVTTFMVFAAEHGEAARSAMMWLLGSLGGASWSSVPIAAGAVLAGLVHLGWSARRLNALAMGDETAAALGVDAGRLRKELFVTAAAVTGTVVAVSGAIGFVGLMVPHAARMLVGAGHRRLLAVAPLAGAVLLIWVDILSRVLLAPAELPLGVLTAAIGVPCFVLLMRRRTYTFGGA, encoded by the coding sequence GTGGCCAAGCTCCGTGACCCCGAACCCGCCCCACCACGAACGCGACCGCGGCGCGGTACGCGCACCGGACCCCCACCGGCCCACCGGGTGTCCCTGCCCCTGCTCGTGACCGGCCTGTGCGTGGCGCTGCCCGTCTCCCTGGCCTGCGGGGCGGGCTTCGGGGCCTCGGGACTCTCGTGGAGCGAGACGCTGCACTTTCTCTGGGCGGGCATGACCGGCGCCTCCATAGCCCCGGACGAGGTTCCCTCGTACGTCATCGTGTGGGAACTGCGCTTCCCGCGTGCCGTGCTCGCCGCGGTCGTCGGCGCGGGCCTGGCCGCCGTCGGCGTCGCCGTCCAGGCCATGGTCCGCAACGCGCTCGCGGACCCGTTCGTCCTCGGCATCTCCTCCGGTGCGGCCGTCGGGGCCAACGCCGTGCTCATCTTCGGCGCCTTCGGCGCGCTCGGTGTCTGGGCGCTGTCCACGGCGGCGTTCGTCTCCGCGCTCGCGGCCATGACGCTGGTGTACGCGGTCGCCCGGACCTCACGCGGGCTGACCCCGCTCCGGCTCGTGCTGACCGGCACCGCGATGAACTACGGCTTCTCGGCCGTGACCACGTTCATGGTGTTCGCCGCCGAACACGGCGAGGCGGCCCGGTCCGCGATGATGTGGCTGCTCGGCAGTCTGGGCGGTGCGAGCTGGTCCTCCGTACCGATCGCCGCGGGCGCGGTGCTCGCCGGCCTCGTCCACCTCGGCTGGTCGGCCCGGCGCCTGAACGCCCTGGCCATGGGCGACGAGACCGCCGCCGCGCTGGGCGTGGACGCCGGGCGGCTGCGCAAGGAGCTCTTCGTCACCGCCGCCGCCGTCACCGGGACGGTCGTCGCGGTCAGCGGGGCGATCGGCTTCGTGGGCCTGATGGTTCCGCACGCCGCCCGGATGCTGGTCGGAGCCGGCCACCGCCGGCTGCTGGCCGTCGCGCCCCTGGCCGGTGCCGTGCTGCTGATCTGGGTCGACATCCTGTCCCGGGTGCTGCTCGCCCCCGCCGAACTGCCGCTCGGTGTACTGACGGCGGCGATCGGCGTGCCGTGCTTCGTCCTGCTCATGCGCCGCCGCACCTACACCTTCGGAGGCGCGTGA
- a CDS encoding ABC transporter ATP-binding protein, which translates to MRIDIDAVTVEIGGAKLVEDVSLRAGDGQFVGLVGPNGSGKSTLLRCVYRALRPTAGAVRLGGDDLLTMNTRESARRIAALPQESAAEFDFTVAEVVAMGRLPHQGAVARETDEDRHACAAALAGVDAGHLAGRGFLTLSGGEKQRVLIARALAQQPRVLVLDEPTNHLDIAQQLEVLSLVRAAGPTVLTALHDLNLAALHCDLIHVVDEGRIVASGAPHDVLTPALLADVFGVRAHRVPHPETGAVQLLFDRLPTP; encoded by the coding sequence ATGCGGATCGACATCGACGCGGTCACCGTGGAGATCGGCGGCGCGAAGCTGGTCGAGGACGTCTCGCTGCGGGCGGGCGACGGCCAGTTCGTGGGGCTCGTCGGACCCAACGGCAGCGGCAAGTCCACCCTGTTGCGATGCGTCTACCGGGCCCTGCGCCCCACGGCCGGTGCGGTACGCCTCGGCGGCGACGACCTGCTGACCATGAACACGCGCGAAAGCGCCCGCCGGATCGCCGCCCTCCCGCAGGAGTCGGCCGCGGAGTTCGACTTCACCGTGGCCGAGGTCGTGGCCATGGGCAGACTCCCGCACCAGGGCGCGGTGGCCCGGGAGACCGACGAGGACCGGCACGCCTGTGCCGCCGCACTGGCCGGGGTGGACGCCGGACACCTGGCCGGCCGCGGCTTCCTCACCCTCTCCGGCGGCGAGAAGCAACGGGTCCTGATCGCCCGCGCACTCGCCCAGCAACCGCGGGTCCTGGTGCTCGACGAACCCACCAACCACCTCGACATCGCCCAGCAGTTGGAGGTCCTGTCCCTGGTGCGGGCCGCCGGACCGACCGTGCTCACCGCACTGCACGACCTCAACCTCGCCGCGCTCCACTGCGACCTGATCCACGTCGTCGACGAGGGGCGGATCGTCGCTTCCGGCGCTCCCCACGACGTCCTCACGCCCGCCCTGCTGGCCGACGTCTTCGGGGTCCGGGCGCACCGCGTCCCCCACCCGGAAACCGGCGCGGTCCAACTCCTCTTCGACCGCCTCCCCACCCCGTAG
- a CDS encoding ABC transporter substrate-binding protein: MPNLVRPAALAVVLVLAATGCGADISSPEGKTDDAGRSGGHYPVTVENCGEKRTFDRAPQRVVTNDVGITEIMFALGLADHMAGYVMPDDKGDLTAVPWKDGYRKTKWLSKERINKELVLDARADLVFAGWNYGFSEGEGFTPDALRKVGIDSYLLSESCRNGQGKARGVMAPLDALYTDLRNLGKVFDVEDRAEKLITSFREQVAEAQAKAPKGADRPRVFLYDSGEDKPFTSGAFAGPHDIITKAGGDHVMKDLKDSWTAVGWETVVARDPEVIVINDYGDTTAEQKRRFLKSYPPLANVSAVKNDRIVVLDYVDLVESPRNPAAIATLAAALRSLAP; encoded by the coding sequence ATGCCGAACCTCGTACGCCCCGCCGCCCTCGCCGTCGTCCTGGTCCTCGCCGCCACCGGCTGCGGCGCGGACATCTCGTCACCGGAGGGGAAGACGGACGACGCCGGGCGGTCCGGCGGCCACTACCCGGTCACGGTCGAGAACTGCGGCGAGAAGCGCACCTTCGACCGGGCCCCGCAGCGCGTGGTCACCAACGACGTGGGCATCACCGAGATCATGTTCGCCCTCGGCCTGGCGGACCACATGGCCGGATACGTCATGCCCGACGACAAGGGCGACCTCACGGCCGTGCCGTGGAAGGACGGGTACCGGAAGACCAAGTGGCTGTCGAAGGAACGGATCAACAAGGAACTGGTCCTCGACGCCCGCGCCGACCTGGTCTTCGCCGGCTGGAACTACGGTTTCAGCGAGGGCGAGGGATTCACGCCCGACGCACTGCGCAAGGTGGGCATCGACTCCTACCTGCTCAGCGAGTCGTGCCGCAACGGACAGGGCAAGGCGCGCGGCGTGATGGCGCCGCTCGACGCGCTCTACACGGACCTGCGGAACCTGGGGAAGGTGTTCGACGTCGAGGACCGGGCCGAAAAGCTCATCACCTCCTTCCGCGAGCAGGTGGCCGAAGCACAGGCGAAGGCCCCCAAGGGCGCCGACCGGCCGCGGGTGTTCCTCTACGACAGCGGCGAGGACAAGCCGTTCACATCGGGTGCCTTCGCCGGGCCCCACGACATCATCACCAAGGCCGGCGGCGACCACGTCATGAAGGACCTGAAGGACAGCTGGACCGCCGTGGGCTGGGAGACCGTCGTCGCCCGCGACCCCGAGGTCATCGTGATCAACGACTACGGGGACACCACCGCCGAACAGAAGCGGAGGTTCCTCAAGTCCTACCCGCCCCTCGCGAACGTCTCCGCCGTCAAGAACGACCGGATCGTCGTCCTCGACTACGTCGACCTCGTCGAGAGCCCGCGCAACCCCGCGGCCATCGCCACACTCGCGGCGGCCTTGAGGAGCCTCGCCCCCTGA